TTCCAGCCACTCATCTTCCGTGAGGAGCTGCTTGTACTTCAGGTCTTTGTGGTCACCGGGATCCAGCACCACATAGCAGTTGAAGTAAACGATCTGCTCAACATCCCGCAGCGGCATATCCAGCAGGATGGCCACATAGCTGGGAATGCCTTTGAGATACCAAACGTGGGACACAGGAGCAGCGAGCTTGATGAAGCCCATGCGGTGACGACGCACCCTGCTCTCGGTTACCTCGACACCGCAACGTTCACAAACGATGCCGCGGTGACGGACACGTTTGTATTTGCCGCAGTGACACTCCCAGTCTTTGGAAGGTCCGAAGATTTTTTCGCAAAACAAGCCGTCCATCTCCGGCTTGAGTGTGCGGTAGTTAATGGTTTCGGGCTTGGTGACCTCACCCACCACCTGACCATTGGGAAGGGTGCGTTGCCCCCACTCCATCACCCGGTCAGGGGAAGCAAGCGTGATCTTGACGTAGTCGAAGTGGTTTTCGGTGCGGAGATTGCTGTTTGTCATTGACGGTTAAGGGAGAAGAAGCGTTGTGTCAGATCGTTCGTCAGTCCGTCAGTCCTCGTCGTAATCCGCAACGCCGAGGGATTCGTAGGTGGGACGACTTGGGGTGCTGCGACGCGGATTCACGTCTTGCATGAGATCCACCTCCTTGCCTTCATCAGTGAACACGGCGATATCCAGACCCAGGGACTGGAGTTCGCGCATCAGCACCTTGAAGGATTCCGGAGTGCCGGGCCTGGGGATCGGCTTGCCCTTAACGATGGCGTTCAGAGCCTCATTGCGTCCCTGCATGTCGTCGGACTTGACCGTGAGCAGTTCCTGCAGGGTGTACGCCGCGCCATAGGCCTCAAGCGCCCAAACCTCCATCTCACCCAGACGCTGGCCGCCCTGCTGAGCCTTGCCGCCCAGGGGTTGCTGCGTCACCAAGGAGTAAGGACCTGTGGAACGGGCGTGGATCTTGTCATCCACCAGGTGGACCAGCTTGAGGAAGTGGGAGTAACCCACAGCAACAGGCTGATCGAAGGGCTCGCCGCTGCGGCCATCAATCAGTTGAAGCTTGCCGGGATCATCTGGGTTGTAGATCCATTCCTTGCCTGGCTGCTTGGCCGCCTCCTTGAGGTAGGCCTCCACGGTCTGCTGAGACTTTTCAGCCCCATACATCTCATCAAACGGAACCACCTTCACGCGACAGTCAAGATTTGCCGCTGCCCAGCCCATCAGCAGTTCGAAAACCTGACCGACGTTCATGCGGCTTGGCACACCCAGAGGGTTCAGAACGATGTCAACGGGAGTGCCGTCGGGGAGGTAAGGCATGTCTTCCCGGGGAAGAATCCGGCTGATGATCCCCTTGTTGCCATGACGACCGGCCATCTTGTCGCCCACCTGGATCTTGCGGCGTTGAGCCACGTAGACCCTGACCACCATGTTGGCGCCGGGGGGGAGCTCATCACCTTGCTCACGGGTGTAGATGCGCACATCCACCACCCTGCCGCGCTCGGTGCTGGGAACCCTCAGTGAGTTATCGCGAACGTCGCGCGCTTTCTCTCCGAAGATCGCTCTCAACAGTTTCTCTTCAGGAGGTTGGTCGGACTCACCTTTGGGAGTGACCTTACCCACCAGGATGTCGCCGCTCTCCACGAAGGCACCAATGCGGATGATGCCCATCTCATCGAGATTGCCAAGACTTTCTTCGGCCACATTGGGAATTTCCCGAGTGATCTCTTCAGGGCCAAGCTTGGTTTGACGGGCCTCGATCTCGTACTTCTCGATGTGCACCGAGGTGTACAAATCATCATTGACCAGACGCTCACTCACGAGGATCGCGTCCTCGTAGTTGTATCCCTCCCAGGGCATGTATGCGATCAGAACATTCTGACCAAGAGCGATTTCACCGCCTTCGCAAGCTGAGCCATCCGCAAGAACCTGACCCACGATCACCGGGTCGCCCTGACGCACGATCGGACGCTGGTTGAGACAGGTGTCCTGATTCGAACGCTGGTACTTCTGCAGATAGTGGGAGTGATCCACTCCGTCTTCGTCTCGGACGACGATCGCGGTGGCATCCACGAAGGTGACGGTGCCATTGACCCGGGAGATGGGAACCATGCCGGAGTCGCGAGCAACCTGGGTTTCCAGGCCCGTGCCGACCAGGGGGCGTTCGGGGCGCAGAAGAGGCACCGCCTGACGCTGCATGTTCGATCCCATCAGGGCACGGTTGGCATCGTCGTGCTCCAGGAAAGGAATCAGCGAGGTGGCAACGGAGATCACCTGAACGGGTGAGAGCTGCACATAATCCACCTGCTCCGGCGGCACCTTCTCGAAATCCTGGCGGTAACGAACGGGAATGAGGTCCGCCAGGATCGCGCCATCGCTGTCCGTGGCGACATCGCCAGGGGCCACACGACACTCATCCTCCAGATCAGCGGAGAGATAGATGGGATCACCCTGCTTGAGAACCCGGCCGTTCTCCACCTTCCAGAAGGGAGTTTCGATGAAGCCGTACTCGTTGACCCTGGCGTGGGTGGCCAAGGAATTAATCAGACCAGCATTAGGGCCTTCGGGCGTCTCAATTGGGCAGAGGCGGCCGTAGTGGGACGGATGGATATCGCGCACGGCGAAGCCAGCCCTTTCACGGGTGAGACCTCCAGGACCGAGGGCGGAGATGCGGCGCTTGTGCGTGAGCTCAGCCAGCGGGTTCGTTTGATCCATGAACTGGCTCAACTGGCTCGAACCGAAGAATTCCTTGATCGCCGCGACAAGCGGCTTGGGATTCACCAGCTGGGCAGGGGTGAGGGAATCGGTCTCGCCGACCGTCATGCGCTCTTTAATGATCCGCTCGAGTCGGTTGAGACCCACGCGCACCTGGTTCTGCAGAAGCTCGCCAACGGATCGCACGCGACGGTTGCCGAGATGGTCGATGTCATCGAGGCTGGCCCCGCCCACATCGAGCTCAAGATTGATCAGATAGTCGAGGGTGGAGAGAACGTCCTCGTGGGTGAGAGTGCGAACCGAGTCAGGAATCGTGAGGCGAAGCTTCTTGTTGATCTTGTAACGACCGACCCGGCCGAGGTCGTAACGCTTGGGATCAAAGAAACGGGTCTGAAGCAGTTGCTGACCGCCGCTCACTGAGGGAGGTTCACCCGGACGGAGCTTCTTGTAAAGCTCCAACAGAGCTTGGTCTTCAGAGCTGATCCCTTCGTCGTTGGCCGCTTCAATCGACTTTTTGTAGTACTCCGGATGACGGAGCTTGTCGATCACATCGTTATCAGACAAGCCCATGGCGCGCATCAGCACATGGGCATTGATCTTCCGGGTCTTATCAACTCGAACGTGCAAAAGATCGTTCTTATCTGTTTCAAATTTCAGCCAAGCGCCGCGGTTCGGAATCACGCTCGCGTTGTACGTGCGGCGTCCGTTCTTATCCTGCTCGTCCTTGAAATAAACACCGGGGCTGCGAACGATCTGGTTCACGATCACGCGCTCAGCACCATTAATGATGAACGTGCCTCGCTCGGTCATCAGCGGGAGCTCGCCGATGAAGACCTCCTGCTCCTTGATCTCACCGGTCTCCTTGTTAACCAGCCGGCAAGTCACATACATCTGAGAAGCGAAGGTGGCATCGCGACGCTTGGCCTCCTCCACGTCATGGCGGGGGCGCTTCAGTCGGTACTCACTGCCGACGAAATGAAGTTCGAGCTTTCCTGTGTAGTCGGTGATCGGCGAAAAACTCTCCAGTTCTTCGATCAGGCCCTTCTCCAGGAACCACTTGAAACTGGCCCGCTGCACCTCCACCAGATCAGGGAGATAGGTGGCGGTCTTGGCGACCTGAATCGCGCTGCTGCTCATGCGGAGACCTGCAGTATCAGAAGGTGGACGTAAAAAGGGCCTGAAGGGAAGAACTGAACGAACCGCTGTGAACCTTCAACCAAGACAGCAAAGTCGCTCCCCGAGGGGGAACAACCACCGCAACATTGGTTTCAGAACACTCGGGTCAGAACAGCTGACGTCGTCAATGCACCGATCGGTAATGGACGCTTCGGAAGCCAGAGAACAGTGAACTGCATCTGGCCAGGCCAATAAAACATCTTACACTTCCGCCTCAACGCTTCTGATCGATGGTCAGGGAAGCCTGAACAGCGTCCTCGCATTGGCCGTGCTGGTCATGGCCACCTGTTCAAGGGTTTGCTCTCTGAGCTCAGCGACGCGGGATGCCACTGCCGCAACAAAGGCCGGCTCGTTGCGCTTCCCCCGACGGGGGACCGGTGCCAGGAAAGGGCAATCCGTCTCGACAAGGAACCGATCCTGGGGGACCTGCCTGGCGCAATCGTGAGTGGGGATAGCTTTCGGGAAGGTGACCGTGCCACTGAAGCTGATGTAGAAGCCGAGATCCAGGAACTGATGCATTTCCTCTGGAGTCCCGCCCCAGCAGTGCATCACCCCAGCAGGACAGCATCCTCGGGCCTGACGAGCACGCAACTCCTCCAGCATGGGCTCGGCCGCATCGCGGCAGTGCACGATCACGGGCAAGTTGAGCTCCACCGCCAGATCGAGCTGGGGGCGAAGGATGGCCAACTGCTCAGGAAGGTTGTTGTCACGAAAAAGATCGAGGCCAAGTTCACCGATGGCCACCACCCGATCATCGGCGCAGGCGGCTTCCCGCAGAACAGCTTGCGTGTCCTCAGCCCAGTGCTGCGTATCAAGCGGATGGACACCCACCGAGTACCGCATCTCCGGGAACCGATCCGCGAGCGCGCGAATCGCAGGGATTTCCGAAGGCTCTACGCAAGCATGTAACAACGACGTGACGCCGGCGTCACGCCACCGCGACGCGACAGCATCAAGATCCTCATCAAAATTCCTGAAGACGATGTGACAGTGACTGTCGATGAGGGAGGGAACTGCCATATCGGGTTCTGAAACGCGCCTTCAGAACCCATTCTGCCGAAAGCTGGAACTGTTCCGGAGTTCAGCTGGCACTAGCGGGTGCTGGGTCGATCGCCTTCTTCACTGCCACGCTCAAACGGGCCTTCTGATGGGCACCCGCATTGCGATGGAGAACACCACGCTTCACGGCTTTGTCAATCTTGCTGAACGCTGCGTTCATGCTGGATTGAACGCTGGTTTTGGCCTCATCGCCAGGGGTGGCGCTATAGGCCTCACATGCACTGAAGCAGCGCTTCATCAGGGTGCGCATCGACGACTTGTAAGCCTTGTTTTGAAGGCGGTTGCGCTCAGCGATCTCGACGCGCTTCTTTGAGGACTTGTTATTGGCCACAGAGCCTTTGATCTGATCGACAATCCATAACCATAGCTCAGCGCACTCAAACCAAACCTGCTGCCCAGAGTTGGACCTAGCTTGTTCCCATGCATGATCAGACGGTGACAGCCCCATCGAGCCCCACCTCCAGCAGCGAGGCGTCCGTGATTCATCGCACCGACGCGGTCGGCGATGCGGAACTGCGACTGGATCAGATCGCGACACGCACAGCCGGGCAATCCCAACGGGACGCCGCGAAAAGCGTCGAATCCATCCTCGACCAAGTGCGCAGGGACGGGGATCAGGCCCTAAGAGCACTCACCCAGCAGTTCGACGGATTTGACCCGGACCCGCTTCAGGTCCCCTGCGCTGAACTTCAGAGTGCCTGGGATGCCACCCCACCCGACCTGAGGGATGCTCTGGAACTCGCCCACCGGCGGATTCAGGATTTCCACCAGCGTCAAAGGCCCTTGGATCTCGATGTCAAAGGAGTCCATGGTGAGCGTCTTGGGCGACGCTGGCGTCCTGTCCAGGCCGCAGGCCTTTACGTCCCGGGAGGACGGGCTTCATACCCGAGCACGGTGCTGATGAACGCTGTACCAGCTCGCGCTGCGGGCGTGGAGAGACTAGTCATGGTCACCCCTGCGGGATCCGACGGAACCGTGAACCGCACCGTTCTCGCCGCAGCCCACCTGGCAGGGGTGCGCGAGGTGTATCGGATCGGGGGGGCTCAGGCGATTGCCGCACTGGCATTTGGCACCGAAACGATCCCTCGCGTTGACGTGATCAGCGGCCCTGGGAACCTCTACGTGACCTTGGCCAAGAAGTTCGTCTATGGGCAGGTGGGAATTGACTCACTCGCTGGCCCCAGCGAAGTGTTGGTGATTGCCGATGCGTCGGCCAACGTGACGCAGGTGGCGGCTGATCTGCTGGCGCAGGCTGAACATGATCCATTGGCAGCTGCGATCCTTCTCACCACTGCAAGCTCCCTGGCAGAGGCGCTGCCTGCTGAATTGGAGCACCAGCTTCAGAAGCACCCACGGGAAGCCATCTGCCGGCAATCGCTGCAGCAGTGGGGACTCATCGTGGTCTGCGACAACCTCGAGACCTGTGCGTCGCTAAGTGACCGGTTTGCCCCTGAACACCTCGAGCTTCTTGTTGAGCGCCCTCGCATGCTGGCGGACCGTATCCAGCAAGCCGGAGCCATCTTCATCGGCCCCTGGAGCCCTGAAGCAGTAGGGGACTACCTCGCGGGCCCGAATCACACCCTGCCCACCTGCGGCGCAGCGCGATACAGCGGCGCGCTCAGCGTGGAAACCTTCATGCGTCACACCTCACTGATCGAATTCAGCCGTGAAGCCCTCGAAGCCACCGGTGGAGCCGTGGTTGAACTGGCCAGCAGTGAAGGACTGCACAGCCATGCCAATTCGGTGAAGGTTCGGCTTCGCTGAACTCAGCTGGCCTTCTCGAGACTGCGTGCGCTGGCAACACCATTGTCAATCTGTCCTACGAGCACCTCGTCGGCCAGGTTGACGAACAGACCGTTCTCAAGGACGCCGGGAATATTGTTGATATCTTTCTCGAGAGAGGCGGGATCTGCGATGCCGCCTTCAAATCGCACATCCAGAACCAGGTTGCCCTGATCGGTCACCACTGGACCGGCCTTGCGAGTCGCCATGCGCAATTCGGCTTCGCCACCCATGGCTTTTAGTTGTTGGCTGATCTGGACCCAGGCTCCGGGCAGAACCTCAACGGGAAGCAAAAATCCGAGATTCAGTCGCTCCACAAGCTTGGTGGAATCGACCACCACAATGAAACGGTCGGCACGGGCAGCAACAAGCTTTTCTTGCACGTGGCAAGCACCACCCCCCTTGATCAACTGGAACGACGGGTCCACTTCATCGGCACCGTCGATCGCTAGATCAATCCGGTCGACTGCATTCAGACTGCGAAGAGGAATGCCCAGTTCTGCAGCAAGAACCTCGCCCTGGAACGACGTGGTCACTCCCACGATGTCGCTTAGCTGACCGGTCGCTAGGCGTTCACCCAAGCCCTTGATCATCAGAGCCGCGGTGGAGCCAGACCCCAGACCAACCACCATGCCGTCGCAGAACTGCTTCACAGCCGCATCAGCAACGGCCTGCTTCATCTGGTTTTGAAGGTCCGACATGGTCCGTGAGCGATCGGCGAGACCGTAGCAAGAGTTTCAGCTCAATCCTGGCAAGGGTTCGGGTTTGACGGAAACCTGCAGATCCTGTTCGCCGCGGATGATCGACAGGGCAAGGGGCTGGTTGATCTCAGCCCGATCCACTTGCTGCAGCAGATCCTGAGGATCGTCGATGGGGACCTCACCGGCCTGGATCACCAGATCACCCCTGCGCAGTCCCGCTTTCTGGGCTGGGCTGTCCGGAAGCACAGACTGCACCAGAGCTCCAGCCCGTTCGGGCAGTGCAACAAGAGCATTGGGATCTTCGTTGTGCTCGCGAGCGATACGAGCCGTGAGGGCAATCAACTGAACGCCGAGGTAGGGGTGCACCACTTCACCGGCTGCTTTCAGCTCGTCAGTCACCCGGCGAGCCAGGTTGATGGGGATTGCGAACCCCAAGCCTGCCCCAGGGCCTGAACGGACCAACGTATTGATCCCGATCACGCGGCCTTCTGCATTCACCAAGGGGCCACCGGAGTTGCCAGGGTTGATTGCAGCATCGGTTTGGATCAGATCAAGACGCTTGTCAGAGAAACCAAGGCTGCTGATGTTGCGGTGCAGGCTGCTGACAATCCCAAGTGTGACGGTTCGCTCCAAGCCATAAGGGGTTCCAAGGGCAATGGCCCAGTCGCCGACCTCGAGGGCTTCGGAATCCCCCAGCCGTGCTGCAGGCGGCAGGGCATTCCCTTTCAGTCGCACCAGAGCCAGATCGGTGACCGGATCACGGCCGATCACTTCGCCATCGCGTTGCTCGCCACTGGCGAGGGTCACATTCACCTGCTCCACCTGCTCCACCACATGGGCATTGGTGAGCACAAGCCCTTCGCGGTCAATCACCACTCCCGATCCCTGCCCGCGTTGACGCTCGGGGCCATAGCCGAAGCTGGGCTCACCGAGGAGATCTCGCAGCAGTGGATCAATCAAGTTGGGGTCAAAGGGCTGGCGCTCCACCAAGCGCTCGGTGTCGATCCGCACGACAGCTGGAGCTACATCACGGACCGCATCAGCGACAAAACTATGAGTGCCAGGCAAACCAGCGGACGCCGCAAGCGCCTGCATCGGCTGCACAAAGATCAACAACAGAGCAGCGAAAATCCCCTGCAACCACACAAACTTGACCATCAGTGACCGACCTGAACCCACAGGCATGAGCGGAACAACTCCGCTCACGCTAGGGGCCTCACTCAGACATAGAGGAGGAAGTCGTCGAGACCGAACTGGCCATCACCTCCGACAATAAAATCAAACTCCGGAGCGCGCCCGACCACCTCGGCGTAGCTGGCTCCCTGGCGAAGGAGATCATCGGCAGCGTTCACCAGGCTGGCCTCTCCTTCAGCGTCGTTGCTGAGGGCCCAAAACATCATTCCGCCGAGTCCCTTTTTGTCCACATAGGCCGCTTTGCCGGCAATGGTGGCCGTGGTTTCCATGGAGCTCCATTCGTCCCCGTCGTAGAGGAATGCGGCCTTGTTGTCGTCATCCCAGTAGAGAATTCGAGAGCCCGTCACAACATCGTTGAGCAGATCCTTGTAGTCGTAAACGCCGGCCTCGAATGAACCGGTGGCATCACGACCCGAGCCAGGTTGCTGATAACCGAAGGTTCCCCCATCCGACACATTGCCCCAAGCACGGGTGTAAGCCGGAACCCCTAAAACTACCTTGCTCAGATCCACACCAGCGCTCTCAAAAACATCTACAGCTCCAGTGATGTCGTAGTTATTGGCATCACCGGTCATCGCAGCTTGGTGGCCTGTGACGTCCTCCCAGCCACCATGGAAGTCATAGGTCATCACGTTGTAGAAATCGACGTAGGGGTCAATTCCTTCGAGGTTGAGATTGGCCAGCTTCTCTTCACCACCGGCCGTGGCGATCGACACCTCAAAGTCGCGCCCGGTTTCGGCTGAAAGATCATTGAGTGCGGAGCGCAGGTCGCGCAGAACCAACGCGAAGTTTTCACCATCGCTAGCGGAGACTGCATTATCCGCATTGCCGCCGCCACCTGGATATTCCCAGTCGAAATCAACCACATTGAAGAAATCGTAGGTTTTGAAAATGCGCACCGTTTCGCTAACAAATTTGTCGCGTCCTTCCTGGGTGGCGTAGGCGGTGCTGAATTCATCGGACAGGGTCCAACCGCCAAGAGCGAAACCAAGGTTGACCTCCGGATTGAGTTCCTTGAAACGACGCAATTGCTCGAAGTTACCGGCATCGTTATCTCCAACACCGTTCCATCCCACGGGAACCGAGGTCACCGTGATCGAGTCACCGCTCTCCGTGGTGGTGTAGCGACCTGGGTTTTCGTAGATGTCCAGCAGCTCCGGTGCCATGGCTTCGTACTCACTGGTGCTGAAGGTGCGACTGACCTGATCGGACTCGGAAAAGCGTTTCTGCAGGGCCGCGTAGGGATCGAACAAGGTGATCGACCCATCCGCCTTCACATCAAAGAAGCTGTAATTCATGTGGGTCATCGACTGACCGTCGACATCCGACAGGTTGACGTCACGGCCGTAGATGCCCCACTCCTCGAAATAGGTCACCACCCGTTTGTCTGTTGTGCCATTGGGGCGTTCGTAATCGATGGTGACAGTGCTGTCTTCCGTCACAGGGTTGTCTTCAATGACAGGACTGTCTTCAACGGGAGTGTCCTCAACATTGGGAATCTCGACGGCGTCATTGGCGTCCAGTTGCTGAGGAGCATCAGGCTGCTCAATCACCGGCGCCTCCGACTCCGGCTGAAGCACTTCGACGCTCGTGGCAGCGAGATCAAACACCTGATTCGGATCAGTGAAGTCTCCCGAGCCTTGGTAATAAGAGCTCTGCGCGGAGCCCTCGGCCAGTGGGGCTGACCAAGACTTGGGAGAGAGGGTGATGGCGTAGCGGCCATCGTCTCGCAGGGTATTGATGAACTCAAAGTTGCTGACGCTCTTCAACGGTGCATCGGAGACAAAA
The sequence above is a segment of the Synechococcus sp. PROS-7-1 genome. Coding sequences within it:
- the rpoB gene encoding DNA-directed RNA polymerase subunit beta — protein: MSSSAIQVAKTATYLPDLVEVQRASFKWFLEKGLIEELESFSPITDYTGKLELHFVGSEYRLKRPRHDVEEAKRRDATFASQMYVTCRLVNKETGEIKEQEVFIGELPLMTERGTFIINGAERVIVNQIVRSPGVYFKDEQDKNGRRTYNASVIPNRGAWLKFETDKNDLLHVRVDKTRKINAHVLMRAMGLSDNDVIDKLRHPEYYKKSIEAANDEGISSEDQALLELYKKLRPGEPPSVSGGQQLLQTRFFDPKRYDLGRVGRYKINKKLRLTIPDSVRTLTHEDVLSTLDYLINLELDVGGASLDDIDHLGNRRVRSVGELLQNQVRVGLNRLERIIKERMTVGETDSLTPAQLVNPKPLVAAIKEFFGSSQLSQFMDQTNPLAELTHKRRISALGPGGLTRERAGFAVRDIHPSHYGRLCPIETPEGPNAGLINSLATHARVNEYGFIETPFWKVENGRVLKQGDPIYLSADLEDECRVAPGDVATDSDGAILADLIPVRYRQDFEKVPPEQVDYVQLSPVQVISVATSLIPFLEHDDANRALMGSNMQRQAVPLLRPERPLVGTGLETQVARDSGMVPISRVNGTVTFVDATAIVVRDEDGVDHSHYLQKYQRSNQDTCLNQRPIVRQGDPVIVGQVLADGSACEGGEIALGQNVLIAYMPWEGYNYEDAILVSERLVNDDLYTSVHIEKYEIEARQTKLGPEEITREIPNVAEESLGNLDEMGIIRIGAFVESGDILVGKVTPKGESDQPPEEKLLRAIFGEKARDVRDNSLRVPSTERGRVVDVRIYTREQGDELPPGANMVVRVYVAQRRKIQVGDKMAGRHGNKGIISRILPREDMPYLPDGTPVDIVLNPLGVPSRMNVGQVFELLMGWAAANLDCRVKVVPFDEMYGAEKSQQTVEAYLKEAAKQPGKEWIYNPDDPGKLQLIDGRSGEPFDQPVAVGYSHFLKLVHLVDDKIHARSTGPYSLVTQQPLGGKAQQGGQRLGEMEVWALEAYGAAYTLQELLTVKSDDMQGRNEALNAIVKGKPIPRPGTPESFKVLMRELQSLGLDIAVFTDEGKEVDLMQDVNPRRSTPSRPTYESLGVADYDED
- a CDS encoding TatD family hydrolase — encoded protein: MAVPSLIDSHCHIVFRNFDEDLDAVASRWRDAGVTSLLHACVEPSEIPAIRALADRFPEMRYSVGVHPLDTQHWAEDTQAVLREAACADDRVVAIGELGLDLFRDNNLPEQLAILRPQLDLAVELNLPVIVHCRDAAEPMLEELRARQARGCCPAGVMHCWGGTPEEMHQFLDLGFYISFSGTVTFPKAIPTHDCARQVPQDRFLVETDCPFLAPVPRRGKRNEPAFVAAVASRVAELREQTLEQVAMTSTANARTLFRLP
- the rpsT gene encoding 30S ribosomal protein S20, producing MANNKSSKKRVEIAERNRLQNKAYKSSMRTLMKRCFSACEAYSATPGDEAKTSVQSSMNAAFSKIDKAVKRGVLHRNAGAHQKARLSVAVKKAIDPAPASAS
- the hisD gene encoding histidinol dehydrogenase, translated to MHDQTVTAPSSPTSSSEASVIHRTDAVGDAELRLDQIATRTAGQSQRDAAKSVESILDQVRRDGDQALRALTQQFDGFDPDPLQVPCAELQSAWDATPPDLRDALELAHRRIQDFHQRQRPLDLDVKGVHGERLGRRWRPVQAAGLYVPGGRASYPSTVLMNAVPARAAGVERLVMVTPAGSDGTVNRTVLAAAHLAGVREVYRIGGAQAIAALAFGTETIPRVDVISGPGNLYVTLAKKFVYGQVGIDSLAGPSEVLVIADASANVTQVAADLLAQAEHDPLAAAILLTTASSLAEALPAELEHQLQKHPREAICRQSLQQWGLIVVCDNLETCASLSDRFAPEHLELLVERPRMLADRIQQAGAIFIGPWSPEAVGDYLAGPNHTLPTCGAARYSGALSVETFMRHTSLIEFSREALEATGGAVVELASSEGLHSHANSVKVRLR
- the rpiA gene encoding ribose-5-phosphate isomerase RpiA — its product is MSDLQNQMKQAVADAAVKQFCDGMVVGLGSGSTAALMIKGLGERLATGQLSDIVGVTTSFQGEVLAAELGIPLRSLNAVDRIDLAIDGADEVDPSFQLIKGGGACHVQEKLVAARADRFIVVVDSTKLVERLNLGFLLPVEVLPGAWVQISQQLKAMGGEAELRMATRKAGPVVTDQGNLVLDVRFEGGIADPASLEKDINNIPGVLENGLFVNLADEVLVGQIDNGVASARSLEKAS
- a CDS encoding trypsin-like peptidase domain-containing protein; its protein translation is MQALAASAGLPGTHSFVADAVRDVAPAVVRIDTERLVERQPFDPNLIDPLLRDLLGEPSFGYGPERQRGQGSGVVIDREGLVLTNAHVVEQVEQVNVTLASGEQRDGEVIGRDPVTDLALVRLKGNALPPAARLGDSEALEVGDWAIALGTPYGLERTVTLGIVSSLHRNISSLGFSDKRLDLIQTDAAINPGNSGGPLVNAEGRVIGINTLVRSGPGAGLGFAIPINLARRVTDELKAAGEVVHPYLGVQLIALTARIAREHNEDPNALVALPERAGALVQSVLPDSPAQKAGLRRGDLVIQAGEVPIDDPQDLLQQVDRAEINQPLALSIIRGEQDLQVSVKPEPLPGLS
- a CDS encoding glycosyl hydrolase family 18 protein — protein: MAFSAGDLHLQASGTLYWGGMSGTLTITNPTDSAIDNWSVSFETPHSDFQSWAGAAVVEALEGGGYRVTLTPAAWNSTIGAGQSIDVSFNAVSVGLANSGPLTDALFFTDSGVERSGSQADGETSADVNTPPPVASTATENSTTDEASVSDAPARVFEVDVYSGEVTDFRPGTDRLDFGGQSVHNLILGKTEEGYVTFLSPWNDAQKMTLVGVTYDQLALEDYGVVGNEHLRQDLGGVVSWELGIGEKDANTTYIRSHEYGKVETITDFDPATDTISFLYYGTRERLSVMQDGADLVIKTEPTGQTFIFKNTNLDDIPGASLEFHFDQIVEDNLEIPFGRSVEMLTLKDRTVLLTPEAPVGELTDGFQTQSGDSAVNEQPPHDSHSMGDHGSMEMDPDMDMESDMATEPEPTVDVEPSPSGLVVSATITGGWAGTFAGNVTVTNTSGASVGTDWSVSFVSDAPLKSVSNFEFINTLRDDGRYAITLSPKSWSAPLAEGSAQSSYYQGSGDFTDPNQVFDLAATSVEVLQPESEAPVIEQPDAPQQLDANDAVEIPNVEDTPVEDSPVIEDNPVTEDSTVTIDYERPNGTTDKRVVTYFEEWGIYGRDVNLSDVDGQSMTHMNYSFFDVKADGSITLFDPYAALQKRFSESDQVSRTFSTSEYEAMAPELLDIYENPGRYTTTESGDSITVTSVPVGWNGVGDNDAGNFEQLRRFKELNPEVNLGFALGGWTLSDEFSTAYATQEGRDKFVSETVRIFKTYDFFNVVDFDWEYPGGGGNADNAVSASDGENFALVLRDLRSALNDLSAETGRDFEVSIATAGGEEKLANLNLEGIDPYVDFYNVMTYDFHGGWEDVTGHQAAMTGDANNYDITGAVDVFESAGVDLSKVVLGVPAYTRAWGNVSDGGTFGYQQPGSGRDATGSFEAGVYDYKDLLNDVVTGSRILYWDDDNKAAFLYDGDEWSSMETTATIAGKAAYVDKKGLGGMMFWALSNDAEGEASLVNAADDLLRQGASYAEVVGRAPEFDFIVGGDGQFGLDDFLLYV